One genomic segment of Kocuria rhizophila DC2201 includes these proteins:
- the pgl gene encoding 6-phosphogluconolactonase: MSARPEPRLVPHADEDLLAAETARRALEVLEAAQDGRGEATVVLTGGSMGTRVIREIAHHQDAPLVDWSRVNVWWSDERFLPGTDPERNGVQAADAWNPALELTWDRVHPVAGADEIATADAAAADYREELAAAAASEGADGALPHIDLLLLSLGPDTHVASLFPGRDEVRRTDEPVFAVFDSPKPPPTRVSMSLPALNSAERVWLLVAGAAKADALAAVRQPGVSPVEAPGSAVRGVAETLWLVTEDTLPTVPRDPRPGSE; this comes from the coding sequence ATGAGCGCTCGGCCCGAACCCCGGCTCGTGCCCCACGCGGACGAGGACCTGCTCGCCGCGGAGACGGCCCGGCGGGCGCTCGAGGTGCTCGAGGCGGCCCAGGACGGGCGTGGTGAGGCCACGGTCGTGCTCACCGGCGGGAGCATGGGAACACGGGTGATCCGTGAGATCGCCCACCACCAGGACGCACCGCTGGTCGACTGGTCGCGGGTCAACGTGTGGTGGTCGGACGAGCGCTTCCTCCCCGGAACGGACCCGGAGCGCAACGGCGTGCAGGCGGCAGACGCGTGGAACCCCGCTCTGGAGCTCACGTGGGACCGGGTGCACCCGGTGGCCGGCGCGGACGAGATCGCCACCGCCGACGCCGCGGCCGCCGACTACCGCGAGGAGCTCGCGGCCGCTGCCGCTTCCGAGGGTGCCGACGGCGCCCTGCCGCACATCGACCTGCTGCTGCTGAGTCTCGGACCCGACACCCACGTTGCCTCCCTGTTCCCCGGGCGGGACGAGGTGCGGCGCACGGATGAACCGGTGTTCGCGGTGTTCGACTCCCCCAAGCCGCCGCCGACCCGCGTGAGCATGTCCCTGCCCGCGCTGAACTCCGCGGAACGGGTGTGGCTCCTGGTGGCCGGCGCCGCCAAGGCGGACGCGCTGGCCGCCGTCCGCCAGCCGGGCGTCTCCCCCGTGGAGGCCCCCGGAAGCGCCGTGCGCGGAGTCGCGGAGACGCTGTGGCTCGTCACGGAGGACACGCTGCCCACCGTTCCACGGGATCCGCGACCCGGCAGCGA
- a CDS encoding glucose-6-phosphate dehydrogenase assembly protein OpcA → MIVDMENTTAASIEKKLNELRDENGVVTLGRVLTLVILAQAGHSEMAVEAANYASHEHPCRIIVHVAHPGSEETRLDAQLRMGGDAGASEVILLHGYGELAEPTETLVSALLLPDAPIVAWWPHDFPQNPSASSIGRIAHRRITDSSRADEPFESLAQLSRQYTPGDTDLAWTRITNWRVQLAAVLDQVGPVTVREIVLEGVAVAPSMVLLGVWLSTRLGAPATIVGDPARRALDRVALITDDGAVELDRPGRSVAVLTQPGQPEQQIAMPVRDLNACLAEELRRLDADEVYGEVITRGLGSARITTRSAEEPGTAVTLGKAMEVADDTGESAEVVGESTEAPDGGTA, encoded by the coding sequence GTGATAGTCGACATGGAGAACACCACCGCGGCGAGCATCGAGAAGAAGCTCAACGAGCTGCGGGACGAGAACGGCGTGGTCACGCTGGGGAGGGTGCTCACCCTGGTGATCCTCGCCCAGGCGGGCCACTCCGAGATGGCGGTCGAGGCCGCCAACTACGCGAGCCACGAGCACCCGTGCCGGATCATCGTCCACGTGGCGCACCCGGGCTCCGAGGAGACCCGCCTGGACGCGCAGCTGCGCATGGGCGGGGACGCGGGCGCCTCCGAGGTGATTCTGCTGCACGGCTACGGTGAGCTCGCCGAGCCCACCGAGACCCTCGTCTCCGCGCTGCTGCTGCCGGATGCACCAATCGTGGCGTGGTGGCCGCACGACTTCCCGCAGAACCCGAGCGCGAGCTCGATCGGGCGCATCGCCCACCGCCGCATCACGGACTCCTCCCGCGCGGACGAGCCGTTCGAGTCCCTGGCCCAGCTCTCCCGGCAGTACACGCCGGGCGACACCGACCTCGCCTGGACGCGGATCACCAACTGGCGCGTACAGCTGGCGGCGGTGCTGGACCAGGTGGGCCCGGTGACCGTGCGCGAGATCGTGCTGGAGGGCGTCGCCGTGGCCCCGTCCATGGTGCTGCTCGGCGTGTGGCTGTCGACCCGGCTGGGCGCGCCGGCCACGATCGTGGGCGATCCCGCCCGCCGCGCCCTGGACCGCGTGGCGCTGATCACCGACGACGGCGCCGTCGAGCTCGACCGCCCCGGACGCAGCGTGGCCGTGCTGACCCAGCCCGGCCAGCCCGAGCAGCAGATCGCGATGCCCGTGCGGGACCTCAATGCGTGCCTGGCCGAGGAGCTGCGGCGCCTGGACGCGGACGAGGTCTACGGAGAGGTGATCACCCGGGGACTGGGCAGTGCCCGCATCACCACCCGCTCCGCGGAGGAACCGGGGACCGCCGTCACGCTCGGCAAGGCCATGGAGGTGGCCGACGACACCGGCGAGTCGGCCGAGGTGGTCGGGGAGTCCACCGAGGCCCCGGACGGGGGCACGGCATGA
- the zwf gene encoding glucose-6-phosphate dehydrogenase produces MPETTNPLRDPRDRRLTRVAAPSALVLFGVTGDLAKKKLLPAMYDLANRSLLPPAFSLVGFGRRDWDNAQFAEYVKEHVTEHARTPYNEDLWNQFASGLRFVHGEFDDDDAYDRLAQTLDELDRDRGTRGNHAFYLSIPPKAFETVCQQLADHDLADGDDCAGWRRVVIEKPFGHDLESARELNAIVERVFRADSVFRVDHYLGKETVQNILALRFANQMFEPLWDTRYVDHVQITMAEEIGIGSRAGYYDGVGAARDVIQNHLLQLLALTAMEEPASFSARNLRREKAKVLESVVLPEDLGQHSALGQYTSGLQGGEFVKGFHEETDIPADSRTETFAALRVDINNRRWSGVPFYLRAGKRLGRRVTEIAVAFRKSPNLLFRDTDHDEFGQNAIVIRIQPDEGVTIRFGSKVPGTQSEIRDVTMDFGYGHAFTESSPEAYERLIFDVLLGEPPLFPDHSEVELSWKILDPFEQYWSEHRITPEPYAPGSWGPASAHELMARDGRVWRRP; encoded by the coding sequence GTGCCTGAGACCACCAACCCCCTGCGCGACCCGCGCGATCGGCGCCTGACACGCGTGGCCGCGCCGTCGGCCCTCGTGCTCTTCGGCGTGACCGGCGACCTCGCCAAGAAGAAGCTGCTGCCCGCGATGTACGACCTCGCGAACCGCAGCCTGCTGCCGCCGGCGTTCTCGCTGGTCGGCTTCGGGCGGCGGGACTGGGACAACGCCCAGTTCGCGGAGTACGTCAAGGAGCACGTGACCGAGCACGCGCGCACCCCCTACAACGAGGACCTGTGGAACCAGTTCGCCTCGGGGTTGCGCTTCGTGCACGGCGAGTTCGACGACGACGACGCCTACGACCGGCTCGCGCAGACCCTCGATGAGCTGGACCGGGACCGGGGCACGCGCGGAAACCACGCGTTCTACCTCTCGATCCCACCCAAGGCGTTCGAGACCGTGTGCCAGCAGCTCGCGGACCACGACCTCGCGGACGGCGACGACTGCGCGGGCTGGCGCCGCGTGGTGATCGAGAAGCCCTTCGGGCACGACCTCGAGTCCGCGCGCGAGCTCAACGCGATCGTGGAGCGCGTGTTCCGCGCGGACAGCGTGTTCCGCGTCGACCACTACCTGGGCAAGGAGACGGTGCAGAACATCCTGGCGCTGCGCTTCGCCAACCAGATGTTCGAGCCGCTGTGGGACACCCGCTACGTGGACCACGTACAGATCACCATGGCCGAGGAGATCGGGATCGGCTCCCGCGCCGGGTACTACGACGGCGTGGGTGCCGCCCGGGACGTGATCCAGAACCACCTGCTGCAGCTGCTCGCGCTGACTGCCATGGAGGAGCCCGCCTCGTTCTCTGCGCGCAACCTGCGCCGGGAGAAGGCCAAAGTGCTGGAGTCGGTGGTCCTGCCCGAGGACCTCGGTCAGCACTCCGCACTGGGGCAGTACACCTCCGGGCTGCAGGGCGGGGAGTTCGTGAAGGGCTTCCACGAGGAGACGGACATCCCCGCGGACTCCCGCACCGAGACCTTCGCGGCCCTGCGCGTGGACATCAACAACCGGCGCTGGTCCGGCGTGCCGTTCTACCTGCGGGCCGGCAAGCGGCTGGGCCGGCGGGTCACGGAGATCGCCGTGGCGTTCCGCAAGTCCCCCAACCTGCTCTTCCGGGACACCGACCACGACGAGTTCGGGCAGAACGCCATCGTGATCCGGATTCAGCCGGACGAGGGCGTCACCATCCGCTTCGGCTCCAAGGTCCCCGGCACCCAGTCGGAGATCCGCGACGTGACCATGGACTTCGGCTACGGCCACGCGTTCACGGAGTCCAGCCCGGAGGCCTACGAGAGGCTCATCTTCGACGTCCTGCTCGGAGAGCCCCCGCTGTTCCCGGACCACTCGGAGGTGGAGCTGTCCTGGAAGATCCTGGACCCGTTCGAGCAGTACTGGTCGGAGCACCGGATCACGCCCGAACCCTACGCACCGGGTTCGTGGGGTCCCGCATCCGCCCACGAACTGATGGCCCGTGACGGACGCGTCTGGAGGCGACCGTGA
- a CDS encoding glucose-6-phosphate isomerase, with translation MSSLSLQASGSAREAIDTHVPRLVADSFASRLFDQDPSLWGPAAEEEAAVRLGWTDAAAVSRPLVPEIMELRDDFAREGVTRFVLAGMGGSSLAPEVITRSAGVELFVLDSTDPEMVSQALTDLEHTALVVSSKSGSTVETDSARRVFLEAFERAGIDAPSRIVVVTDPGSPMDSASREAGYRKTFNADPNVGGRFSALTAFGLVPSGLAGVDIAALLDDAEEAAEMLRGDDEDNIGLQLGAALGGTQPLRDKIVLVNQGAPFTGFADWAEQLIAESTGKSGTGVLPVVVSDDAPELTSHAEDVLVVSLVDEEEVPSDDAEGVRVAGSLSGLMLAFEVAIAVAGRLLGIDPYNQPDVESAKAATRELLAQKPEPSPAAATDGAIEIRGDEALLNGATTVKEALTALLAQLPEDGYLSVQAYFDRLRWSSLESVRDTLARRTGRPVTFGWGPRFLHSTGQYHKGGPAQGVYLQITAATSTDVDIPGIPFTFGELIAAQADGDAAVLGEHHRPVLRLRLTDRVAGVEQLLRVASEL, from the coding sequence GTGAGCTCACTGTCACTGCAGGCATCAGGTTCCGCGCGCGAGGCGATCGACACCCACGTCCCGCGTCTCGTCGCCGACTCGTTCGCGTCCCGGCTCTTCGACCAGGACCCCTCCCTGTGGGGACCGGCCGCCGAGGAGGAGGCGGCCGTGCGCCTGGGCTGGACCGATGCCGCCGCCGTGTCCCGTCCGCTGGTCCCGGAGATCATGGAGCTGCGCGACGACTTCGCCCGTGAGGGTGTCACCCGCTTCGTGCTCGCGGGCATGGGCGGCTCCTCCCTGGCCCCCGAGGTGATTACCCGCAGCGCGGGCGTCGAGCTGTTCGTGCTGGACTCCACGGACCCGGAGATGGTGTCCCAGGCGCTGACCGACCTGGAGCACACGGCCCTGGTGGTCTCCTCCAAGTCCGGCTCCACCGTGGAGACGGACTCCGCCCGCCGAGTGTTCCTGGAGGCGTTCGAGCGCGCCGGGATCGACGCCCCCTCGCGCATCGTGGTGGTGACCGACCCGGGCTCCCCCATGGACTCCGCCTCCCGCGAGGCCGGCTACCGCAAGACGTTCAACGCGGATCCGAACGTGGGCGGCCGGTTCTCCGCCCTCACCGCGTTCGGGCTCGTCCCCTCCGGTCTGGCCGGCGTGGACATCGCGGCGTTGCTCGACGACGCTGAGGAGGCCGCGGAGATGCTGCGCGGGGACGACGAGGACAACATCGGCCTGCAGCTGGGCGCGGCCCTGGGCGGCACCCAGCCGCTGCGCGACAAGATCGTGCTCGTGAACCAGGGGGCGCCCTTCACGGGCTTCGCCGACTGGGCCGAGCAGCTGATCGCCGAGTCCACGGGCAAGTCCGGCACGGGGGTGCTCCCGGTGGTCGTCTCCGACGACGCTCCCGAGCTGACCTCGCACGCGGAGGACGTACTGGTGGTCTCCCTCGTGGACGAGGAGGAGGTCCCCTCCGACGACGCCGAGGGCGTACGCGTGGCAGGGTCGCTCAGCGGTCTGATGCTCGCGTTCGAGGTGGCGATCGCGGTGGCCGGGCGGCTGCTCGGCATCGACCCCTACAACCAGCCCGACGTCGAGTCCGCCAAGGCGGCCACGCGCGAGCTGCTCGCGCAGAAGCCCGAGCCCTCCCCCGCCGCCGCGACGGACGGCGCGATCGAGATCCGCGGCGACGAGGCCCTGCTGAACGGTGCCACCACCGTCAAGGAGGCGCTCACCGCGCTGCTCGCCCAGCTGCCGGAGGACGGCTACCTGAGCGTCCAGGCCTACTTCGACCGCCTGCGCTGGAGCTCCCTGGAGTCCGTGCGGGACACCCTCGCGCGGCGCACCGGGCGCCCCGTCACGTTCGGCTGGGGCCCCCGGTTCCTGCACTCCACGGGGCAGTACCACAAGGGTGGCCCCGCGCAGGGCGTCTACCTGCAGATCACGGCGGCCACGAGCACGGACGTGGACATCCCGGGCATCCCTTTCACGTTCGGCGAGCTCATCGCCGCTCAGGCCGACGGCGACGCCGCGGTGCTGGGTGAGCACCACCGTCCCGTCCTGCGGCTGCGCCTCACGGACCGCGTCGCCGGTGTCGAGCAGCTGCTGCGGGTGGCGTCCGAGCTCTGA
- the tal gene encoding transaldolase yields the protein MTTPTQKLSDAGVSIWLDDLSRQRLTSGNLQKLIDTENVVGVTTNPTIFAAALADGESYREQVAELAAADTSVDDAVFRITTDDVRDACDLFAPIAEATQGVDGRVSIEVDPRLAQDADATSAMAQKLSQTIDRPNALIKIPATEKGLPSIAATVAEGISVNVTLIFSLERYRGVINAYMEGLERALENGKDLSTIHSVASFFVSRVDTEIDKRLDAVGSSEATALKGKAGLANARLAYQVYEQSLDTERWKRLAAAGANPQRPLWASTGVKDPSLPDTLYVTELVAPNTVNTMPEKTLDATFDHAEVTGDTVTGTYEQSAEVLDAIAEQGVSYQEVVAQLETEGLQKFDASWEELLSTVRAALDAAR from the coding sequence ATGACGACACCCACCCAGAAGCTCTCGGACGCCGGGGTCTCCATCTGGCTCGACGACCTGTCCCGCCAGCGGCTCACGAGCGGCAACCTGCAGAAGCTCATCGACACCGAGAACGTGGTCGGCGTGACCACCAACCCCACGATCTTCGCGGCCGCCCTGGCAGACGGCGAGTCCTACCGCGAGCAGGTCGCGGAGCTGGCCGCCGCGGACACCTCGGTGGACGACGCCGTCTTCCGCATCACCACGGACGACGTCCGGGACGCGTGCGACCTCTTCGCGCCCATCGCCGAGGCCACGCAGGGCGTGGACGGGCGCGTGTCCATCGAGGTGGACCCCCGGCTCGCCCAGGACGCCGATGCGACCTCCGCGATGGCCCAGAAGCTCTCGCAGACCATCGACCGCCCGAACGCGCTGATCAAGATCCCCGCCACGGAGAAGGGCCTGCCCTCCATCGCGGCCACGGTCGCCGAGGGCATCTCGGTCAACGTCACGCTGATCTTCTCGCTCGAGCGCTACCGCGGCGTGATCAACGCCTACATGGAGGGCCTCGAGCGCGCCCTGGAGAACGGCAAGGACCTGTCGACTATCCACTCGGTGGCCTCCTTCTTCGTCTCCCGCGTGGACACGGAGATCGACAAGCGCCTGGACGCCGTCGGCTCCTCCGAGGCCACCGCGCTCAAGGGCAAGGCGGGTCTCGCCAACGCACGCCTGGCCTACCAGGTCTACGAGCAGTCCCTCGACACCGAGCGCTGGAAGCGCCTGGCGGCCGCCGGCGCCAACCCCCAGCGCCCCCTGTGGGCGTCCACGGGCGTGAAGGACCCCTCCCTGCCGGACACGCTGTACGTGACCGAGCTGGTGGCTCCCAACACCGTGAACACCATGCCGGAGAAGACCCTCGACGCCACGTTCGACCACGCGGAGGTCACCGGGGACACCGTCACCGGGACCTACGAGCAGTCCGCGGAGGTCCTCGACGCGATCGCCGAGCAGGGCGTGTCCTACCAGGAGGTCGTGGCGCAGCTCGAGACCGAGGGGCTGCAGAAGTTCGACGCCTCCTGGGAGGAGCTGCTGAGCACCGTGCGCGCCGCGCTCGACGCCGCCCGCTGA
- the tkt gene encoding transketolase, whose protein sequence is MPNLDEPLNWTEQDARAVDTARVLAADAVQKVGNGHPGTAMSLAPVAYLLFQKIMRHDPSDDRWTGRDRFILSPGHTSLTLYLQLFFAGYGLEMSDLESLRTWGSKVPGHPEYRHTTGVEITTGPLGQGLASSVGFAYAQRYTRGLFDADAAHGTSPFDHHVFVIASDGDLEEGITSEASSLAGTQELGNLVVIYDDNKISIEDDTNVAFNEDVLARYEAYGWDTARVDWRNGGEYTEDVEALYDAIVAATKVTDKPSIIALSTIIGWPAPTKQNTGGVHGSALGADEVAATKKILGFDPEKSFQIEPEIMSHVREVAQRGKAERAEWEKSFEQWRGAHPEKAALYDRIKNQQLPDDYKAAFPVFPAGTDMATRKASGKVINAIAETFPELWGGSADLAGSNNTTIDAASSFIPEKRSTTTWSGNPYGRVLHFGIREHAAAAIVNGIVMSSQTRAFSGTFLIFSDYQRPAVRLGALMKVPAIYVWTHDSIGLGEDGPTHQPVEQLSSLRAIPGLDVVRPADANETSVAWRTILESHEHPAGIALTRQDLPTLAREDLHPDAEGEAFASAEGVARGGYVLADTEGTPDVVLIGTGSEVHLALQAREQLRAQGVAARVVSMPCREWFDAQDREYRESVIPSTVRARVTVEAGIRMSWNDLLGDAGRAVSLEHFGESADYKTLYREFGITAEAVVQAAQESIAAAR, encoded by the coding sequence GTGCCGAACCTTGATGAACCGTTGAACTGGACCGAGCAGGACGCCCGCGCCGTGGACACCGCGCGCGTGCTCGCCGCGGACGCCGTGCAGAAGGTGGGCAACGGCCACCCCGGCACCGCCATGTCCCTGGCCCCCGTGGCCTACCTGCTGTTCCAGAAGATCATGCGGCACGATCCCTCGGACGACCGCTGGACCGGGCGCGACCGCTTCATCCTCTCCCCCGGGCACACCTCCCTCACGCTGTACCTGCAGCTGTTCTTCGCGGGCTACGGGCTGGAGATGTCCGACCTCGAGTCCCTGCGCACGTGGGGCTCCAAGGTCCCGGGCCATCCCGAGTACCGCCACACCACCGGTGTGGAGATCACCACGGGCCCACTGGGCCAGGGCCTCGCGTCCTCCGTGGGCTTCGCCTACGCCCAGCGCTACACGCGCGGTCTCTTCGACGCCGACGCCGCCCATGGCACCTCCCCGTTCGACCACCACGTGTTCGTGATCGCCTCCGACGGCGACCTCGAGGAGGGCATCACCTCCGAGGCCTCCTCGCTCGCGGGCACCCAGGAGCTCGGCAACCTGGTGGTGATCTACGACGACAACAAGATCTCCATCGAGGACGACACCAACGTGGCGTTCAACGAGGACGTCCTGGCCCGCTACGAGGCCTACGGCTGGGACACCGCGCGGGTGGACTGGCGCAACGGCGGCGAGTACACCGAGGACGTCGAGGCGCTGTACGACGCGATCGTCGCGGCCACCAAGGTCACGGACAAGCCCTCGATCATCGCCCTGAGCACCATCATCGGCTGGCCCGCCCCCACCAAGCAGAACACCGGTGGCGTGCACGGCTCGGCCCTCGGCGCGGACGAGGTCGCTGCGACCAAGAAGATCCTGGGCTTCGACCCCGAGAAGTCCTTCCAGATCGAGCCCGAGATCATGTCCCACGTGCGCGAGGTCGCCCAGCGCGGCAAGGCCGAGCGCGCCGAGTGGGAGAAGTCCTTCGAGCAGTGGCGCGGCGCCCACCCGGAGAAAGCGGCCCTGTACGACCGGATCAAGAACCAGCAGCTGCCCGACGACTACAAGGCGGCGTTCCCGGTGTTCCCGGCGGGCACGGACATGGCCACGCGCAAGGCCTCCGGCAAGGTGATCAACGCGATCGCGGAGACCTTCCCGGAGCTGTGGGGCGGTTCTGCGGACCTGGCCGGCTCCAACAACACCACGATCGACGCGGCGTCCTCCTTCATCCCTGAGAAGCGCTCCACCACCACGTGGAGCGGCAACCCGTACGGCCGCGTGCTGCACTTCGGCATCCGCGAGCACGCGGCGGCGGCGATCGTCAACGGCATCGTGATGAGCAGCCAGACCCGCGCATTCTCCGGCACGTTCCTGATCTTCTCCGACTACCAGCGCCCGGCCGTGCGCCTGGGTGCGCTCATGAAGGTCCCGGCCATCTACGTGTGGACCCACGACTCCATCGGCCTCGGGGAGGACGGCCCCACGCACCAGCCCGTGGAGCAGCTCTCCTCGCTGCGCGCGATCCCGGGCCTCGACGTCGTGCGCCCGGCGGACGCGAACGAGACCTCCGTGGCGTGGCGCACCATCCTGGAGAGCCACGAGCACCCGGCGGGCATCGCCCTGACCCGCCAGGACCTGCCCACGCTCGCCCGCGAGGACCTGCACCCGGACGCCGAGGGCGAGGCCTTCGCCTCCGCCGAGGGCGTGGCCCGCGGCGGCTACGTGCTCGCCGACACCGAGGGCACCCCGGACGTGGTCCTCATCGGCACCGGCTCCGAGGTGCACCTGGCGCTGCAGGCACGTGAGCAGCTCCGGGCCCAGGGCGTGGCCGCGCGGGTCGTGTCCATGCCGTGCCGCGAGTGGTTCGACGCGCAGGACCGGGAATACCGCGAGTCCGTGATCCCTTCCACCGTGCGGGCCCGCGTCACGGTGGAGGCCGGGATCCGAATGTCCTGGAACGACCTCCTCGGGGACGCCGGACGTGCCGTGTCCCTCGAGCACTTCGGCGAGTCTGCGGACTACAAGACGCTCTACCGCGAGTTCGGCATCACCGCCGAGGCCGTGGTGCAGGCGGCGCAGGAGTCCATCGCCGCCGCGCGCTGA
- a CDS encoding heme o synthase gives MTARRKLKAYVALTKPRIIELLLVATVPTMFFAQQGVPNFWLVLNTLIGGTLAAGAAGAFNCYIDRNEDRLMRRTAKRPLVTGEVGDREALVFAWALSAVAVAWLTLGVSVLCGVLGVVAIALYAVFYSIILKRRTAQNIVWGGIAGCMPVLIGWAAVRGTLEWPAFVLFAFIFLWTPPHYWPLSMKYAEDYSRAGVPMLGAVDTARTVGAQVVLYAWATVICSLLLIPVGGAGWVYGIIALLSGAWFTYHCHKLHGLARDGRPTLKQAMYVFHGSIAYITFVFVGVALDPFLGGPIF, from the coding sequence ATGACCGCGCGCCGCAAGCTCAAGGCGTACGTGGCGCTGACCAAGCCCAGGATCATCGAGCTGCTGCTCGTGGCCACCGTCCCCACCATGTTCTTCGCCCAGCAGGGTGTGCCGAACTTCTGGCTCGTGCTCAACACGCTCATCGGCGGCACGCTCGCCGCGGGCGCGGCTGGCGCCTTCAACTGCTACATCGACCGCAACGAGGACCGGCTCATGCGCCGCACGGCCAAGCGGCCGCTCGTCACGGGCGAGGTGGGCGACCGCGAGGCCCTGGTCTTCGCGTGGGCGCTGTCCGCCGTGGCGGTCGCCTGGCTCACCCTGGGGGTGAGCGTGCTGTGCGGTGTGCTTGGCGTGGTGGCCATCGCGCTCTACGCCGTCTTCTACTCCATCATCCTCAAGCGGCGCACGGCGCAGAACATCGTGTGGGGCGGCATCGCCGGCTGCATGCCCGTGCTCATCGGCTGGGCCGCGGTGCGGGGCACACTGGAGTGGCCCGCGTTCGTGCTGTTCGCCTTCATCTTCCTGTGGACCCCGCCGCACTACTGGCCGCTGTCCATGAAGTACGCGGAGGACTACTCCCGCGCCGGGGTGCCCATGCTGGGCGCCGTGGACACCGCTCGCACCGTGGGTGCCCAGGTGGTGCTCTACGCGTGGGCCACCGTGATCTGCTCACTGCTGCTGATCCCCGTGGGCGGCGCCGGCTGGGTGTACGGCATCATCGCGCTGCTCTCGGGCGCGTGGTTCACCTACCACTGCCACAAGCTGCACGGCCTCGCGCGCGACGGGCGCCCCACTCTCAAGCAGGCCATGTACGTGTTCCACGGCTCGATCGCGTACATCACCTTTGTGTTCGTGGGCGTGGCCCTCGACCCGTTCCTGGGCGGGCCCATTTTCTGA
- a CDS encoding dihydrodipicolinate synthase family protein produces the protein MLSMTFSGVIAYPVTPLHPGGALDLDSLEHSVAQLARSGVDGIVVLGTSGLFAYLDAKERSEVVRTAVRAASGSGTPVGVGISAITTREVLQLAYSAENNGADGLVLSPVSYIPLVSQEIADQVETVASAVSLPLCLYNNPSTTGFTYPVELAAELSWLDSVVAFKDTATSGRLFHSRQLLFAQQAEPGTVHGASRDQLIVDEYPAAAWHSGMAALLAPEFTAFHRAVAEGRADDAVAWSAALRPLMAVMGHERPLSALYALAEVCGVRTGAPRRPLLPISSHGKRALAEAVTLLRETTPALR, from the coding sequence ATGCTCTCCATGACGTTCTCCGGTGTAATCGCCTATCCCGTGACGCCCCTGCACCCCGGTGGTGCCCTGGACCTGGACTCGCTCGAGCACAGCGTGGCGCAGCTCGCCCGCAGCGGCGTGGACGGGATCGTGGTGCTGGGAACGTCCGGGCTGTTCGCCTACCTCGACGCGAAAGAACGCTCCGAGGTGGTACGCACAGCTGTGCGGGCGGCGTCGGGCTCGGGAACGCCCGTGGGGGTCGGGATCTCCGCGATCACCACTCGGGAGGTCCTGCAGCTGGCGTACTCCGCCGAGAACAACGGCGCGGACGGACTCGTGCTGAGCCCGGTGAGCTACATCCCGCTGGTCTCGCAGGAGATCGCGGACCAGGTGGAGACGGTGGCCTCGGCCGTGTCCCTGCCGCTGTGCCTGTACAACAACCCCTCCACCACGGGCTTCACGTACCCCGTGGAGCTCGCCGCCGAGCTGTCGTGGCTGGACAGCGTGGTGGCCTTCAAGGACACGGCCACCTCGGGGCGGCTCTTCCACTCCCGGCAGCTGCTGTTCGCCCAGCAGGCCGAGCCCGGCACGGTGCACGGGGCCAGCAGGGACCAGCTCATCGTCGACGAGTATCCCGCGGCCGCCTGGCACAGCGGTATGGCGGCCCTGCTCGCGCCCGAGTTCACGGCCTTCCACCGGGCGGTCGCCGAGGGCCGCGCGGACGACGCCGTCGCGTGGAGTGCCGCGCTGCGTCCCCTCATGGCCGTGATGGGCCACGAACGGCCCCTGTCCGCGCTCTACGCCCTCGCCGAGGTGTGCGGGGTCCGCACGGGGGCACCGCGGCGACCGCTGCTGCCGATCTCCTCGCACGGCAAGCGCGCCCTGGCCGAGGCCGTCACCCTGCTGCGGGAGACGACCCCCGCCCTGCGCTGA